In Centroberyx gerrardi isolate f3 chromosome 20, fCenGer3.hap1.cur.20231027, whole genome shotgun sequence, a genomic segment contains:
- the cdc42ep1a gene encoding cdc42 effector protein 1, protein MNLQGKLSGLKGLVTHSHSKRRFKGDLSVDMISPPLGDFRHTMHVGRGGDVFGDTSFLSNHGGTANGNNGETDSNSTPDNKIGAFFSRTLRHVRKSSDSRPREVSKDLSPPPPPVSPIIKNAISLPRLDVDVPNGSPTAKVLFPSSPSTPEDKKCSYGLESGFVTLPRLSRSERQQPSISISTACSPNIHRGSLTDATDAILSARSAPLVTSDPDATVGTAANTTAFSDSLPSLTSLDTFTFDLGPSLMSEVFGLIDSPDGRLEEPAPAWEAEEAGSACGLTNEGSEMDSATISYVDSLLREDCGSGKSPYGAEWEEEEGSGMEANGVGLHLKGAVPDVLIGSPGRERLGMGMGMESERFQSATDVLARHYGVSGLLKGQNRADVADSEAMTISQTKKKLSYSYVDDEEEIKV, encoded by the exons ATGAACCTGCAGGGAAAGCTGTCCGGCCTCAAGGGTCTGGTCACCCACTCCCACAGCAAGCGCCGGTTTAAAGGCGACCTGTCGGTGGACATGATCAGCCCTCCTCTGGGCGACTTCCGCCACACCATGCACGTGGGCCGCGGCGGCGACGTGTTCGGAGACACCTCCTTCCTCAGCAACCACGGCGGGACGGCCAACGGCAACAACGGGGAGACGGATTCTAACTCCACCCCCGACAACAAGATCGGGGCGTTCTTCTCCAGGACGCTGCGTCACGTGAGGAAGAGCTCCGACAGCCGGCCCAGGGAGGTGTCCAAGGACCtgtcgccgccgccgccgcccgtCTCGCCCATCATCAAGAACGCCATCTCCCTGCCCAGGCTGGATGTGGACGTGCCGAACGGGAGTCCCACCGCCAAAGTGCTCTTCCCCAGTTCTCCAAGCACACCAGAGGACAAGAAGTGCTCTTACG GTCTGGAGTCCGGCTTCGTCACTCTGCCCCGCCTCTCCCGCTCTGAGCGCCAGCagccctccatctccatctccaccgCCTGTTCCCCTAACATCCACCGCGGCTCGCTGACCGACGCCACCGACGCCATCCTGTCCGCCCGCTCCGCCCCGctcgtgacctctgaccccgacGCCACTGTCGGCACCGCCGCCAATACCACCGCCTTCTCCGACTCCCTgccctccctcacctccctgGACACCTTCACCTTCGACCTCGGCCCCTCTCTCATGAGCGAGGTGTTCGGCCTGATCGACAGCCCCGACGGCCGCCTGGAGGAGCCCGCCCCCGCCTGGGAGGCCGAGGAGGCGGGGTCGGCGTGCGGGCTGACCAACGAGGGCTCGGAGATGGACTCGGCGACTATCTCGTACGTGGATTCGCTGCTGAGGGAGGACTGCGGGAGCGGGAAGAGCCCGTACGGCGCCgaatgggaagaggaggaggggagcgggATGGAGGCGAACGGAGTCGGGCTCCATCTTAAAGGCGCGGTGCCCGACGTGCTGATCGGCTCTCCGGGGCGAGAGAGGTtagggatggggatggggatggagaGCGAGCGGTTCCAGAGCGCGACGGACGTGCTCGCGCGTCACTACGGGGTCAGCGGACTCTTAAAGGGGCAGAACAGGGCGGATGTCGCCGATTCGGAGGCGATGACCATCAGCCAGACGAAGAAGAAACTGTCCTACAGTTACGTCGACGACGAGGAAGAAATCAAAGTCTGA